One part of the Solea solea chromosome 1, fSolSol10.1, whole genome shotgun sequence genome encodes these proteins:
- the si:ch211-106k21.5 gene encoding SLIT and NTRK-like protein 5, whose amino-acid sequence MVFQWNLLLLFTLLLKTGLVFGCVCPAATILSQFPSEVPVGICCLNFSGSALSHVRWPVFTNRTNIETLDLSYCNISSVDMSGQKDSALKRVYLGHNRLLTLPRDFLSSQQSLLKLDLSRNQLQELPEGFLQDSDSLQELYLQGNQLRFLHESILQKTSLHRLEVEGNPWDCSCRLLQALEDGLKTNRTTKLQDLVGNLTCFSPKQLASRNVWSVRLRDVCHPAGLTALFIVLPLLILAALVLCWCCGRKRKKKDAPAFGPSKKKASSCNGQKHHSKLPPGTVEPNKAGNSGTEGILKNQLLLRPASALLGSTRDIYEEVEIKLGSVDSLPCCSSATDGRQGSQEPDGANKTELDTVSVTEVMKDSADREKAYLTQSTEYYSLVPGIELEDSDHGEYENVSLS is encoded by the coding sequence ATGGTTTTCCAGTGGAATCTCCTCCTACTTTTCACATTGCTACTAAAGACGGGACTGGTTTTTGGATGTGTGTGTCCCGCAGCCACCATTTTGTCCCAGTTTCCCTCTGAGGTTCCTGTCGGCATATGTTGCCTGAACTTCTCTGGATCTGCTCTCAGCCATGTGCGCTGGCCTGTGTTCACCAATAGGACAAACATAGAGACACTGGATCTCTCATACTGCAATATCAGTTCTGTTGACATGAGTGGACAAAAGGATTCTGCACTGAAGAGGGTTTACTTAGGTCATAATAGACTATTAACACTGCCGAGGGACTTTCTGTCCAGCCAGCAAAGCCTACTGAAGTTGGATCTGAGCAGGAACCAGCTTCAGGAGCTTCCTGAGGGTTTCCTCCAGGACTCTGACAGCCTCCAGGAACTGTACCTTCAGGGAAACCAGCTACGCTTCCTCCATGAATCCATTCTGCAGAAGACCAGTCTGCACAGGCTGGAGGTGGAGGGGAACCCCTGGGACTGCTCATGTAGGCTACTGCAAGCCCTGGAGGATGGCTTGAAGACTAACAGGACCACCAAGCTGCAGGATCTGGTGGGGAACCTCACCTGCTTCTCCCCCAAGCAACTAGCCAGCAGGAATGTGTGGTCAGTGAGGCTCAGAGACGTCTGCCATCCCGCTGGCCTCACTGCGCTCTTCATCGTGCTCCCTCTCCTTATACTCGCTGCCTTAGTGCTTTGCTGGTGCTgcgggaggaagaggaagaagaaagatgCGCCTGCGTTCGGCCCCTCGAAGAAGAAGGCCTCCAGCTGCAACGGTCAGAAACATCACAGCAAGCTTCCGCCTGGAACTGTTGAGCCAAACAAAGCAGGGAACAGTGGCACTGAGGGGATCCTCAAAAACCAGCTGCTGTTACGCCCCGCGTCTGCCCTTCTGGGCAGCACCAGAGACATCTATGAAGAAGTGGAGATCAAGCTGGGCTCAGTGGATTCACTTCCATGCTGTTCCAGCGCCACAGACGGGAGGCAGGGCTCCCAGGAGCCCGACGGGGCCAACAAGACAGAGCTGGacacagtgagtgtgacagaggtGATGAAAGACTCAGCCGACCGGGAGAAGGCTTATCTGACCCAGTCCACCGAATACTACAGCCTGGTTCCAGGTATCGAGCTGGAAGACTCTGACCACGGAGAGTATGAGAATGTCAGCCTCTCGTGA